The following are encoded together in the Citrus sinensis cultivar Valencia sweet orange chromosome 1, DVS_A1.0, whole genome shotgun sequence genome:
- the LOC102606701 gene encoding uncharacterized protein LOC102606701, whose product MLPQNLLPSKLMSSSNNNMTLVTEKMKARAEVYHGDEVCRRKFMLLLADIGLPVGLLTLGDIEECGHVKELGFVWLKHKQKKKHKFENVVVWFDTEVTAYFERNKIKNLTGVKAKEFLIWISLCEIYVNDSSPNGSITFKTPAGLSKSFPISLFQDDRGDRNNNLRSS is encoded by the coding sequence ATGTTACCACAAAACCTCCTCCCCAGTAAACTCAtgagcagcagcaacaacaataTGACTCTGGTAACCGAAAAGATGAAAGCAAGAGCTGAAGTGTATCATGGAGATGAAGTTTGCAGAAGAAAATTTATGCTTCTGTTAGCAGACATAGGGTTACCCGTTGGATTGCTAACACTTGGGGACATAGAGGAATGTGGTCATGTGAAGGAACTAGGGTTTGTGTGGTTGAAGCataagcaaaagaaaaagcacaAGTTCGAGAACGTCGTCGTTTGGTTTGATACCGAAGTTACAGCTTATTTTGAGAGGAACAAGATCAAGAATCTCACTGGGGTGAAAGCCAAAGAGTTCTTGATTTGGATTTCATTGTGTGAAATCTATGTCAACGATAGTTCCCCTAATGGAAGTATTACTTTCAAGACTCCTGCTGGCTTGTCTAAGAGCTTTCCGATTTCGCTGTTCCAGGATGATCGTGGTGATCGGAATAACAATTTGCGTTCAAGTTGA